Proteins encoded in a region of the Halosimplex halophilum genome:
- a CDS encoding helicase-related protein — protein MSTGNTTGTETPADDERIARHLRETVLKQARGDIDRRVQRDFPSERFFAGALAPESEEQLDDPDDDLQSKMEPTGLGATVRVRGGTDDDDALVLSVNASVWVRVNPTYDEMVNRDSFVALGDRDEDDEGDTLLPVFERIELDIPPIEIPAQVLKTPSRTTPDVVQERARDAFQTAFADAREHAQENYDLYAETEGDDKVPTAALEDKESFRGYLAERAAEGDPVLPDWHATLTVEVMADQENDDDSTIVDLEVANEAIQSRDDAIYTIRDPTLFEVGLELETTGDLEFVPFTFDPLPEDFRYNRDLWGHGRNCTVTAPERNDQQVDENGVPPGRRAPAAAPTANRLETQFIPQYRQLVYESADRNVDATFEVLADLEDGGLDTLDDIAAEMRQYLREEYDAALEQYREREDWDDDPKTGDLADFNDDRDAFEREIKRFERGIECLRQHPETVGRAFELMNEAMDRMHEFPGWRLFQLVFIVMEVPDVASREYEEWSEVSWRDGSTEDRAEGADSPLDVVDVLWFPTGGGKTEAFLGVAVWSMFFDRLRGKNFGVTAWTKFPLRLLSLQQFQRMTETVMYADLVRREQSDIGTHPSRPFSMGYLVGKGNTPNALTGYDNNNHQRYQGPSGESLRREAKVVPNCPACGADIEVRITEDDHRLTHCCTGSSFECPWQSRSLDSSETYAEEELPVHVVDNELYRYAPTIIAGTIDKITAVGYQRKFAHLITGEMDLECPIHGFASLGECTEKYGCPIDKDDFSDMARPVEPYDPAPSLMVPDELHLLEESMGSFDGHYETGVAELQELVEAGKTKVIAPTATITGFEDQVHNLFMRPAERFPSPGPYLRENFYAQERAETQRYYIGLVPHGKTHINSIIDLLFYYHREIQNLFRKSLNEPTQVLTGAALEGTDTTAPLEADSIDEVLALLSYYSTSITYLLSKKDGDRLDQSIVSQLDAYLQEDGRPPLASERMTGGTGFETIMEVLDIVEDPWDEEADKQILNRLIDRGVLEEEVTDSVLSLRSTLENSLDEENEVVDSDQFDVERARASEDTREALAWLLASRLNTITATNMIAHGVDVDRFNMMTFFGMPRGTAEYIQASSRAGRSRPGLVFNVAHPIRERDLSHYHFFEKYHAFLDRLVEPVPINRWAKNSVKQTHPGLFMGLLLNHYMYREGAGNLYFGDNAEEFADSVDEGELRQQMLRMFGNPDDHEEFRGDIEALTKEALSQLRLDDDQWTSERIKRSPMQSLRDVDEQLPIRSEYRYREIFETMDNR, from the coding sequence ATGTCCACAGGAAATACCACCGGGACTGAAACCCCGGCCGACGACGAACGCATCGCCCGGCACCTCCGCGAGACGGTGCTGAAACAGGCCCGTGGCGACATTGACAGGCGGGTCCAGCGGGACTTCCCTAGCGAGCGGTTCTTCGCGGGCGCGCTGGCGCCTGAAAGCGAAGAGCAACTTGACGACCCGGATGACGACCTGCAGTCGAAGATGGAGCCGACCGGCCTCGGTGCCACCGTCCGCGTCCGGGGAGGCACCGACGACGACGACGCGCTGGTCCTCTCGGTCAACGCGAGCGTATGGGTGCGCGTCAACCCCACGTACGACGAGATGGTGAACCGGGATTCCTTCGTCGCACTGGGTGACCGCGACGAGGATGACGAGGGCGATACCCTGCTCCCGGTCTTCGAGCGGATCGAGCTCGACATCCCCCCGATCGAGATCCCGGCGCAGGTCCTCAAGACACCGAGTCGGACCACCCCGGATGTCGTCCAAGAACGTGCCCGCGATGCGTTCCAGACAGCCTTCGCTGACGCGCGCGAGCACGCCCAGGAGAACTACGACCTCTACGCCGAGACGGAGGGTGACGACAAAGTCCCGACGGCTGCCCTGGAGGACAAAGAGAGCTTCCGTGGTTACCTGGCTGAACGCGCTGCCGAGGGGGATCCGGTACTCCCCGACTGGCACGCCACCCTGACCGTCGAAGTGATGGCTGACCAGGAAAACGATGACGACAGTACCATCGTTGATCTTGAAGTCGCGAACGAGGCAATACAGTCGCGTGACGACGCTATCTACACAATTCGCGACCCAACTCTGTTCGAGGTGGGACTCGAACTGGAGACGACAGGCGATCTCGAGTTCGTCCCCTTCACTTTCGACCCACTTCCCGAGGACTTCCGGTATAACCGTGACCTCTGGGGCCATGGGCGCAACTGTACGGTGACTGCACCCGAGCGCAACGATCAGCAGGTGGATGAAAACGGTGTCCCGCCGGGCCGCCGTGCACCTGCTGCAGCACCGACGGCCAATCGGCTGGAGACGCAGTTCATCCCACAGTACCGCCAGCTCGTCTACGAATCCGCAGATCGAAATGTCGACGCGACGTTCGAGGTGCTTGCGGATCTAGAAGACGGTGGCCTCGATACCCTCGACGACATTGCTGCCGAGATGCGGCAGTACCTCCGCGAGGAGTACGATGCCGCGCTCGAACAGTATCGAGAGCGCGAAGACTGGGATGACGACCCCAAAACTGGCGATCTCGCCGACTTTAACGACGATCGCGACGCGTTCGAGCGCGAGATCAAGCGCTTCGAGCGCGGGATCGAATGTCTCCGTCAGCACCCCGAGACAGTCGGACGCGCGTTCGAGTTGATGAACGAGGCGATGGATAGGATGCACGAGTTCCCAGGCTGGCGCCTTTTCCAGCTCGTGTTCATCGTCATGGAAGTCCCCGACGTTGCGAGCCGAGAGTACGAGGAGTGGTCGGAGGTCAGCTGGCGCGATGGATCGACTGAAGATCGAGCCGAGGGCGCTGATTCTCCCCTCGATGTCGTCGATGTGCTCTGGTTCCCGACAGGCGGTGGCAAGACCGAGGCGTTCCTCGGTGTCGCAGTCTGGAGCATGTTCTTCGACCGGCTTCGCGGGAAGAACTTCGGGGTTACGGCCTGGACAAAGTTCCCGCTTCGGCTCCTCTCGCTCCAGCAATTCCAGCGGATGACAGAGACGGTGATGTATGCCGACCTCGTCCGCCGCGAACAGTCGGATATCGGGACCCATCCGTCCCGTCCATTTTCCATGGGCTACCTCGTCGGCAAGGGAAACACGCCGAACGCCCTCACCGGGTATGACAATAACAACCACCAGCGGTACCAGGGCCCATCTGGAGAGAGTCTCCGCCGTGAGGCAAAGGTCGTTCCCAACTGCCCGGCCTGCGGTGCGGATATTGAGGTCCGGATCACCGAGGACGACCATCGGCTAACGCACTGCTGTACAGGCAGTAGCTTCGAATGCCCGTGGCAGTCGCGCTCGCTTGACTCCAGCGAGACCTACGCGGAGGAGGAACTCCCGGTCCACGTCGTCGACAACGAGCTCTACCGGTACGCGCCGACGATCATTGCCGGGACGATCGACAAGATCACCGCTGTCGGCTACCAGCGCAAGTTCGCCCACCTCATCACGGGCGAGATGGACCTCGAGTGTCCGATCCATGGGTTCGCCAGTCTCGGTGAATGCACCGAGAAATACGGCTGCCCGATCGATAAAGACGATTTCTCGGATATGGCGCGTCCGGTCGAGCCCTACGACCCTGCGCCATCGCTGATGGTTCCAGACGAACTCCACCTGCTCGAAGAGAGCATGGGGAGCTTCGACGGTCACTACGAGACGGGAGTTGCCGAGTTGCAGGAGCTCGTCGAGGCCGGGAAAACGAAGGTCATCGCTCCGACGGCGACGATCACCGGATTCGAAGATCAGGTGCATAACCTGTTCATGCGGCCGGCTGAGCGCTTCCCCTCCCCGGGCCCCTATCTGCGCGAGAACTTCTACGCACAGGAGCGCGCAGAGACCCAGCGCTACTACATCGGGCTGGTCCCCCACGGGAAGACCCACATCAACTCCATCATCGATCTCCTGTTCTACTACCATCGGGAGATCCAGAACCTGTTCCGCAAGTCCCTGAACGAGCCGACTCAGGTGCTAACAGGTGCTGCACTCGAAGGAACAGACACGACGGCTCCGCTCGAAGCTGACTCGATCGACGAGGTGCTGGCGCTGCTCAGCTACTACAGTACCAGTATCACCTATCTACTGTCGAAGAAAGACGGCGACCGGCTGGACCAGTCCATCGTCTCACAGCTCGACGCCTACCTCCAGGAAGATGGGCGACCCCCGCTGGCCTCCGAGCGGATGACCGGAGGGACCGGCTTCGAGACAATCATGGAAGTGCTGGATATTGTGGAGGACCCCTGGGACGAGGAGGCTGACAAACAGATCCTCAACCGGCTGATTGATCGAGGGGTGCTCGAAGAGGAGGTAACAGATTCCGTTCTCTCACTCCGAAGCACACTCGAGAACAGTCTCGACGAGGAGAACGAGGTCGTCGACAGCGATCAGTTTGATGTCGAGCGCGCCCGAGCAAGCGAGGACACGCGTGAGGCGCTCGCCTGGCTGCTGGCGAGTCGGCTCAACACCATCACGGCGACGAACATGATCGCACATGGGGTCGACGTCGACCGGTTCAACATGATGACGTTCTTCGGAATGCCCCGCGGGACCGCTGAATACATCCAGGCGAGTTCCCGGGCAGGTCGGTCGCGCCCTGGCCTCGTGTTCAACGTAGCACATCCCATCCGGGAACGCGACCTGAGTCACTACCACTTCTTCGAGAAGTACCATGCATTCCTCGACCGACTGGTGGAGCCGGTCCCGATCAACCGCTGGGCGAAAAACAGCGTCAAACAGACCCATCCAGGGCTATTCATGGGGCTTCTCCTGAACCACTACATGTACCGCGAAGGCGCCGGGAACCTCTACTTCGGAGACAACGCCGAGGAGTTCGCCGACTCTGTCGACGAGGGAGAACTACGCCAGCAGATGCTGAGAATGTTCGGCAATCCAGACGACCACGAGGAGTTCCGGGGCGACATCGAAGCCCTCACGAAAGAAGCACTCTCGCAGCTCCGCCTCGACGACGATCAGTGGACAAGCGAGCGGATCAAGCGTTCGCCGATGCAGAGCTTGCGGGACGTCGATGAGCAGCTCCCGATCCGATCTGAGTACCGTTACCGAGAGATCTTCGAGACGATGGACAACCGGTGA